In Aegilops tauschii subsp. strangulata cultivar AL8/78 chromosome 3, Aet v6.0, whole genome shotgun sequence, one genomic interval encodes:
- the LOC141042921 gene encoding zealexin A1 synthase-like: MPGGAHTSFFFLLSVSFFGILPNTSCASSYAAFSRRPAARRVQLTPQGPRLVGSLHHVLLSCYGDLPHRALRELAGRHGPLMLLRFGAVPTLVMSSAEAAREVLKTHDAAFASRHLTPTLALRRVCVLELFSACRVQSFRHIREDEAACLLRSVSEEFARSGDAGAVVESGEGMSRMINNVVVRSAVGNRCPRRDEFLREIDESVKYRDTEFLREIQRGGRRTMCGPHLS, translated from the exons ATGCCAGGTGGGGCCCACACgtcgttcttcttcctcctctctgtATCTTTCTTTGGCATTTTAccaaacacctcatgtgcatcATCCTATGCTGCTTTCAGCCGGCGACCTGCCGCTCGTCGCGTGCAGCTTACACCACAGGGGCCACGGCTAGTCGGCAGCTTACACCACGTCCTGCTGTCGTGCTACGGCGACCTACCGCACCGGGCGCTGCGTGAGCTCGCCGGCAGGCACGGCCCTCTCATGTTGCTTCGCTTCGGCGCGGTGCCCACGCTGGTCATGTCCTCCGCCGAGGCGGCCAGGGAGGTCCTCAAGACGCACGACGCCGCCTTCGCCAGCCGCCACCTCACGCCCACGCTGGCC CTCCGCCGGGTGTGCGTCCTCGAGCTCTTCAGCGCGTGCCGCGTCCAGTCCTTCCGCCACATCCGCGAGGACGAGGCCGCCTGCCTGCTCCGCTCCGTCTCCGAGGAGTTCGCTCGCTCCGGCGACGCCGGCGCCGTCGTTGAGAGCGGCGAGGGGATGTCCCGCATGATAAACAACGTCGTGGTGCGCTCGGCCGTCGGCAACCGCTGCCCGCGGCGCGACGAGTTCCTGCGTGAGATCGATGAGTCGGTGAAATACAGAGATACGGAGTTCCTGCGTGAGATacagagaggaggaagaagaacgatgtgtgggccccacctgtcataa
- the LOC109771902 gene encoding ananain, with amino-acid sequence MAPIPSLRCLCGALLLLVFVVAAVVVDATVPSLSLAARHERWMAKFGRAYTDADEKLRRREVFAANVRHVDAVNRAGNLTYTLGLNQFSDLTDDEFLETHLGYRHQLRPEGNTTLAAVNVSKAAAPRSGQFQYMPDSVDWRAQGAVTQVKNQRFCGSCWAFAAVAATEGLVKIGTGNLISMSEQQVLDCTGGANTCSGGDINAALRYVAASGGLQPEAAYAYSGQQGACRSGGVRPNSAASVGAPRWARLYGDEGPLQELAASQPVAVALEATDPDFRHYRSGVYAGSSSCGQRLNHAVTVVGYGADGGGQEYWVLKNQWGTGWGEGGYMRIARGNGANCGIATYAYYPTMDS; translated from the exons ATGGCCCCGATTCCCAGCCTGCGCTGCCTCTGTGGCGCACTGCTTCTGCTCGTGTTCGTGGTTGCCGCTGTCGTTGTCGACGCCACGGTGCCCTCCCTGTCCCTGGCCGCCAGGCACGAGCGGTGGATGGCCAAGTTCGGGCGCGCCTACACGGACGCCGACGAGAAATTGCGCCGGCGGGAGGTGTTCGCGGCCAACGTGCGGCACGTTGATGCTGTCAACCGGGCGGGCAACCTGACGTACACGCTCGGGCTCAACCAGTTCTCCGACCTCACTGACGACGAGTTCCTGGAGACGCACCTCGGGTACCGTCACCAGCTTCGTCCTGAGGGCAACACGACGCTGGCAGCGGTGAACGTGTCCAAGGCTGCCGCTCCGAGGAGTGGCCAGTTCCAGTACATGCCGGACAGCGTGGACTGGAGGGCCCAGGGCGCCGTCACCCAAGTCAAGAACCAACGCTTCTGCG GAAGTTGCTGGGCGTTCGCGGCCGTGGCGGCGACAGAGGGGCTGGTAAAGATTGGCACCGGCAACCTCATCTCCATGTCGGAGCAACAAGTCCTCGACTGCACGGGCGGCGCCAACACCTGCAGCGGCGGGGACATCAACGCCGCACTCCGCTATGTTGCCGCCAGCGGCGGCCTACAGCCGGAGGCGGCCTACGCGTATAGCGGCCAGCAGGGCGCGTGCCGCAGCGGCGGAGTCAGGCCGAATTCGGCCGCCTCCGTCGGCGCCCCGCGGTGGGCGCGCCTATACGGCGACGAGGGCCCGTTGCAGGAGCTCGCGGCCAGCCAGCCGGTGGCCGTGGCCTTGGAGGCCACGGACCCGGACTTCCGGCACTACAGGAGCGGCGTTTACGCCGGCAGCTCGTCGTGCGGGCAGAGGCTGAACCACGCTGTGACGGTGGTCGGATACGGGGCGGACGGCGGCGGGCAGGAGTACTGGGTGTTGAAGAACCAGTGGGGAACGGGGTGGGGCGAGGGGGGCTACATGCGCATCGCGCGCGGGAACGGCGCCAACTGCGGCATCGCAACCTACGCCTACTACCCGACCATGGACAGCTAG